In Gammaproteobacteria bacterium, one DNA window encodes the following:
- a CDS encoding cytochrome-c peroxidase, translating into MKILLFLALIVSSYSYAQSGHDHQGESQKKDDQHGDMHGGDHHGMGGMHGMHGGHHKLDKTTLKQFFEPLPASIIDEKKNAALIALGKKLYLDPRLSINDTISCNSCHQLTNYGVDSQPTSPGHDGKRGGRNSPTTFNAALHIAQFWDGRAKDVEEQALGPILNPIEMGMPSEAAVVDKLKKIDEYKTMFAEAFKDEKDPIQYKNVGKAIGAFERTLLTPSRFDDYLKGDESALNDAEKRGLQKFVHMGCANCHNGVALGGNSYKKIGLVEPYKTSDVGRFAVTGLETDKYVFKVPSLRNIAKTGPYFHDGSVKTLDEAIEEMAEHQLGRKVGPGFVEDVKAFLGSLTAKGN; encoded by the coding sequence ATGAAAATACTGTTATTTTTAGCATTGATTGTTAGTTCTTATAGTTATGCGCAAAGCGGACACGATCATCAAGGTGAATCGCAAAAAAAGGACGATCAGCACGGCGATATGCACGGCGGCGACCATCACGGCATGGGGGGAATGCACGGCATGCATGGCGGTCACCACAAGCTGGACAAAACCACGTTGAAACAATTCTTCGAACCTTTACCTGCTTCGATCATTGATGAAAAAAAGAATGCTGCTCTAATCGCACTGGGCAAAAAACTGTATCTCGATCCGCGGCTTTCGATCAACGATACGATCTCTTGTAATTCTTGCCATCAATTGACTAATTACGGTGTCGATAGTCAGCCCACTTCACCCGGCCATGACGGCAAACGCGGCGGCAGAAATTCACCAACCACGTTCAATGCCGCACTGCATATCGCACAATTCTGGGATGGCCGCGCCAAGGATGTTGAAGAGCAGGCATTGGGACCGATTCTGAATCCGATCGAAATGGGCATGCCCAGTGAAGCCGCCGTCGTCGATAAATTGAAAAAAATAGACGAATACAAGACCATGTTCGCCGAGGCCTTCAAGGACGAGAAAGATCCGATTCAATATAAAAATGTCGGCAAAGCCATCGGTGCTTTCGAGCGCACGCTATTAACCCCTTCGCGCTTCGATGACTATCTCAAGGGCGATGAAAGTGCATTGAATGATGCCGAGAAAAGGGGTTTGCAAAAATTCGTCCATATGGGATGCGCCAATTGTCATAACGGCGTGGCACTCGGCGGTAATTCCTATAAAAAAATCGGCCTGGTCGAACCGTATAAAACCTCGGATGTGGGCAGGTTTGCTGTAACCGGCCTTGAAACCGACAAATATGTGTTCAAGGTGCCAAGTCTGCGGAATATCGCCAAAACAGGGCCGTACTTCCACGACGGCTCAGTCAAAACATTGGACGAAGCGATCGAGGAAATGGCGGAACATCAGCTCGGACGGAAAGTCGGTCCCGGATTTGTCGAGGATGTCAAAGCTTTTCTGGGTTCTTTAACCGCGAAGGGTAATTAA
- a CDS encoding NUDIX domain-containing protein translates to MNTNVEVLEKTICFEGFFRIEKYRLRHRLFSGDWSHPLVREVFERGHAAAVLPYDPIRDEVILIEQFRVGALAAADGSWLLEIVAGMIEAGETPQDVVKRESIEEADCIISDLIPLYDFFVSPGGTTERVALFCGRVDSTHAGGVHGAVEEGEDIKVHVVPLDTAIAFLNSGKITSASAIIALQWLALNRASVCARWV, encoded by the coding sequence GTGAATACAAACGTTGAAGTTTTAGAGAAAACAATTTGTTTTGAAGGCTTTTTTCGCATAGAAAAATACCGCTTGCGTCATCGGTTATTCAGCGGTGACTGGAGTCATCCACTGGTGCGCGAAGTATTCGAGCGTGGCCATGCCGCTGCCGTTTTACCGTATGACCCGATCCGCGATGAAGTCATTCTGATTGAACAATTCCGCGTCGGCGCATTGGCTGCTGCGGATGGATCATGGCTGCTCGAAATCGTCGCCGGTATGATCGAGGCCGGTGAAACGCCGCAAGACGTCGTTAAACGCGAAAGCATCGAAGAAGCCGATTGCATCATCAGCGATTTGATTCCGCTTTATGACTTCTTCGTCAGTCCGGGCGGCACCACGGAGCGCGTGGCATTGTTTTGCGGTCGGGTTGATTCGACCCATGCCGGTGGTGTGCACGGCGCGGTCGAAGAAGGCGAGGACATCAAAGTGCACGTGGTACCGTTGGATACGGCTATCGCCTTTTTAAATTCGGGCAAAATCACCTCGGCCAGCGCCATCATTGCATTGCAATGGCTGGCATTGAACCGGGCATCTGTGTGCGCCCGGTGGGTATAA
- a CDS encoding Spy/CpxP family protein refolding chaperone — protein sequence MMKKNHWFVAAAVTVFLLALGPAVALHASDGVVVAQAHQHDHDKDSAKGGDDHQGSHGKDKGKAGGHGHHHGHAMKMRHDYAHVIISHTDELKLTDEQLGKIVRLHLKNKEAHEELKHRLQEDMHAFRHESMNPGGSDERLRSLAKNHIDGFNAMVEHHIKERQAIHAVLSEQQRALLKSIKADHGHDSHDDGKKKSGHGGH from the coding sequence ATGATGAAGAAAAATCATTGGTTTGTGGCTGCGGCGGTTACGGTTTTCTTGCTGGCGCTCGGCCCTGCTGTCGCGCTCCATGCAAGCGACGGCGTGGTTGTTGCGCAAGCGCATCAGCATGATCATGACAAGGATAGCGCCAAAGGCGGCGACGATCATCAAGGCAGTCACGGCAAAGATAAAGGCAAAGCGGGTGGGCACGGGCATCATCATGGTCATGCCATGAAGATGCGGCATGATTATGCGCATGTGATTATTTCGCATACCGATGAATTGAAGCTAACCGACGAGCAATTGGGGAAAATTGTCCGGTTGCACCTAAAAAATAAAGAAGCGCACGAAGAACTCAAGCATCGGTTGCAAGAAGACATGCATGCCTTCCGGCATGAAAGCATGAATCCGGGGGGCAGCGATGAGCGGTTGCGCAGTTTGGCAAAGAATCATATCGATGGCTTTAACGCAATGGTTGAGCATCACATTAAAGAACGCCAAGCCATTCATGCGGTTTTATCGGAGCAGCAAAGAGCGCTGCTGAAATCGATTAAAGCGGATCACGGCCATGATTCGCATGATGACGGCAAGAAAAAAAGCGGTCATGGCGGGCACTGA
- a CDS encoding GGDEF domain-containing protein: MKNIVISLIIVLLSTFWGCQANADIDVAAEYKETIGRYIQVYQPDDVDLRMQDALLAYRNGRFSPSGNSVLNFGIGAKPVWLAFKVRNDGNKAVRRNLLLETSWLDKVDIYFLRQSELIDSYHTGDSLIFSQRPLDHRVFATGYDFSVGEITVLMRVESDDAMVLPVYFISDEKLADRNQLQAYSYGFMYGVILALVAYNVMLYIGLHTTPYLFYSIYLLLFLLLNAAYTGHGYQWLWPESPYWQKWANPVLIMACTVSGFAFALQFLNIKPAWPRVYRFIIVSSAVFCALMLLAMLSGEFVLSLLISLVFIFFFYISSIGLGVISLKTGNRFAKYFLLASIFTICGGVITANAIWGLIPFNEMTYRATDIGMMLDAILLALALAERFNINQSEKLLAEKMAGIDLLTNLNNRWSFYKFVQPIWAMGLRSKSSASVIMLDIDNFKLLNDTYGHAQGDRILVQFAETLRKEARSGDILARWGGEEFLIFLPETQLTDAVAIAERMRNRISALQMTTVKNKKLSFSASFGVAHTDVVNMSLDELISRADQQLYRAKRQGRNCVCSELTD; the protein is encoded by the coding sequence ATGAAGAACATAGTCATATCACTGATCATTGTGCTCCTATCAACTTTCTGGGGCTGCCAGGCAAATGCGGATATTGATGTCGCGGCGGAATACAAGGAAACGATTGGCCGGTATATCCAGGTATATCAGCCTGACGATGTGGATTTGCGCATGCAAGATGCTTTGCTAGCGTATCGAAACGGTCGATTCTCACCCTCCGGTAATTCCGTTCTCAATTTCGGTATCGGTGCAAAACCGGTATGGCTGGCATTTAAAGTCAGAAATGATGGCAATAAAGCGGTGCGCCGCAATCTTTTGCTGGAAACTTCCTGGCTGGATAAAGTCGATATTTATTTTCTGCGGCAAAGCGAGCTGATCGACAGCTATCATACCGGGGATAGTTTGATATTTTCCCAGCGCCCGCTTGATCACCGGGTTTTTGCCACCGGCTATGATTTTAGCGTCGGTGAGATAACAGTGCTGATGCGGGTGGAATCCGACGATGCCATGGTTTTACCGGTTTATTTCATCAGCGATGAGAAGCTGGCTGATAGAAATCAATTGCAAGCGTATAGCTACGGCTTCATGTACGGCGTCATCCTGGCTTTGGTTGCTTACAATGTGATGCTGTATATCGGATTGCACACCACGCCTTATCTGTTTTATTCGATTTACCTGTTGTTGTTTTTGCTGCTGAACGCGGCTTACACCGGTCACGGTTATCAGTGGTTGTGGCCGGAATCGCCGTATTGGCAGAAATGGGCCAATCCGGTACTGATTATGGCATGCACAGTGAGCGGATTCGCCTTTGCATTGCAATTTCTGAACATCAAACCCGCTTGGCCACGTGTTTACCGCTTCATCATAGTGAGCTCGGCTGTTTTTTGCGCACTGATGCTGCTGGCGATGTTGAGCGGCGAATTTGTCCTGTCGCTGCTGATCTCTCTGGTTTTTATTTTTTTCTTTTATATTTCTTCAATCGGATTGGGTGTCATTTCACTGAAAACCGGTAACCGGTTCGCCAAGTATTTTTTGCTGGCGTCGATTTTTACCATATGCGGCGGCGTTATTACCGCCAATGCTATCTGGGGATTGATTCCTTTTAACGAAATGACGTACCGGGCAACGGATATCGGGATGATGTTGGATGCCATCTTGCTGGCGTTGGCCTTAGCCGAACGTTTCAATATCAATCAAAGCGAAAAATTGCTGGCGGAGAAAATGGCCGGCATCGATTTGTTGACCAATTTGAATAACCGGTGGTCTTTTTATAAGTTTGTTCAACCGATCTGGGCCATGGGGCTGCGCAGCAAGAGCAGCGCCTCGGTCATTATGCTGGATATCGACAATTTCAAGTTGCTCAATGACACTTACGGTCATGCGCAGGGAGATCGTATTTTGGTGCAATTCGCGGAAACTTTGCGGAAAGAAGCGCGCAGCGGGGACATTCTGGCGCGTTGGGGCGGTGAGGAGTTCCTGATTTTTCTGCCGGAAACCCAATTAACGGATGCAGTTGCCATTGCGGAACGGATGCGCAATAGGATTAGCGCTCTCCAAATGACAACCGTGAAAAATAAAAAGCTTTCTTTTTCCGCCAGCTTTGGCGTGGCGCATACCGATGTGGTGAATATGTCGCTGGATGAATTGATTTCCCGGGCGGATCAACAGCTTTATCGCGCCAAGAGACAGGGGCGTAATTGCGTATGTTCCGAACTGACTGATTAA
- a CDS encoding cytochrome c oxidase assembly protein, with protein MNASDRETAADTFNQANGIIRKKLLFFTVLMFGFGYALVPMYERFCEVVGINNQRIPIIAENAAEADMSRIIAIELDTNVRGMQWKFKPLQTKVKTHPGELVEVMYEIKNESDHEITGKAIPSYSPRNLDQYLKKIECFCFTMQTLKPNEVKQMPVKFFVDPRLPAGIDTVTISYTFFSQETS; from the coding sequence ATGAATGCTAGCGATCGTGAAACAGCGGCAGATACCTTCAACCAGGCTAATGGAATAATCCGGAAAAAGCTGTTGTTTTTTACGGTCCTCATGTTTGGTTTTGGTTATGCACTTGTTCCGATGTACGAGAGGTTTTGTGAAGTGGTGGGAATCAATAATCAACGCATACCGATCATTGCGGAAAATGCTGCCGAGGCCGATATGTCGCGGATAATTGCGATTGAACTGGATACCAATGTTCGCGGCATGCAATGGAAATTTAAACCGCTGCAAACAAAAGTGAAAACACATCCCGGTGAGCTTGTCGAGGTGATGTATGAAATTAAAAATGAATCAGATCATGAAATTACCGGTAAAGCAATACCCAGTTACAGTCCGCGCAACCTTGATCAGTATCTGAAAAAAATCGAATGCTTTTGTTTTACGATGCAAACACTTAAACCGAATGAAGTAAAGCAAATGCCGGTCAAGTTTTTTGTGGATCCACGATTACCTGCCGGTATCGATACCGTAACGATTTCCTATACCTTCTTTTCGCAAGAAACCAGTTGA
- a CDS encoding glutaredoxin family protein codes for MIRFNWLPVLIAYFSLVFLLFTPPLQASGSETQPTSQQPIIHTHELEVFVREGCPHCAKAKAFLSVLNSERPHLRIVYFSVDRDPEALDRLSRYSQAAGIWPPGVPTFRFNGQLIVGFDDSAHTGSVLTALVDGAEATSGQIESSLFGMLDVARLGLPLFTLAIGLLDGFNPCAMWVLLFLLSLLIHLQDRKKMAMIAGTFVLTSGVVYYVFMAAWLNIFLLIGFTTALRGLLGGVALAIGGLNVKDFFAWKQGISLSIPDSAKPGLYARMRAVLVADRLLPAMIAVATLAVLVNFIELLCTAGFPAVYTAILAQQDLNPLVYYAYLGLYIVGYVADDSLMVAIAVIALSNRKLTERSGRWLKLISGVVMLGLGCVLILQPELLI; via the coding sequence ATGATCCGGTTCAATTGGCTGCCGGTACTGATTGCTTACTTTTCTCTCGTGTTTTTGCTGTTTACACCACCGTTGCAAGCAAGCGGCAGTGAAACACAGCCCACTTCGCAGCAGCCAATCATTCATACCCATGAGCTTGAAGTTTTTGTCCGCGAGGGTTGCCCGCACTGCGCCAAAGCCAAAGCATTTTTATCGGTATTGAACAGCGAACGTCCGCACCTGCGCATCGTTTATTTTTCTGTTGATCGTGATCCCGAAGCATTGGACAGGTTATCGCGTTACTCACAAGCAGCTGGTATCTGGCCTCCCGGCGTGCCCACTTTTCGATTCAACGGCCAGTTGATTGTCGGCTTCGATGATTCGGCGCATACCGGTTCCGTTTTGACTGCCTTGGTGGATGGCGCAGAAGCAACTTCCGGTCAAATCGAATCCTCATTGTTTGGCATGCTGGATGTGGCCCGCCTGGGGTTGCCGCTGTTCACCTTGGCGATCGGATTGCTCGATGGCTTCAATCCTTGCGCCATGTGGGTATTGTTATTTCTGCTGTCTCTACTGATTCATTTGCAAGACCGCAAAAAAATGGCAATGATCGCCGGTACTTTCGTATTGACAAGCGGCGTTGTTTACTACGTATTTATGGCGGCATGGCTCAACATCTTTTTGTTGATCGGATTTACGACAGCGCTGAGAGGGCTATTGGGTGGCGTGGCTTTGGCGATCGGCGGGCTGAATGTCAAAGATTTTTTTGCGTGGAAGCAAGGTATTTCCTTATCCATACCAGATTCCGCCAAACCGGGATTGTATGCACGGATGCGTGCGGTACTCGTTGCCGACCGGTTGTTACCCGCGATGATTGCGGTTGCTACATTGGCTGTTCTGGTCAATTTCATCGAGTTGCTATGCACCGCCGGTTTTCCGGCCGTTTATACCGCGATTCTGGCGCAGCAAGACCTTAACCCGCTGGTTTATTATGCTTATTTGGGGCTTTATATTGTGGGTTATGTCGCAGACGATTCGTTGATGGTCGCGATTGCGGTGATCGCTTTGAGTAATCGCAAGCTGACCGAACGCTCGGGGCGGTGGCTAAAGCTGATCAGTGGCGTGGTCATGCTGGGATTGGGTTGTGTATTGATTTTGCAACCGGAACTGCTGATCTAG
- a CDS encoding efflux RND transporter permease subunit, producing the protein MMAAIVHAMLKQRLLVLIIGLMLCIAGGFAAKSLSVDAFPDVTNIQVQVATVAIGRSPEEMERLVTVPVEIAMTGLPGLVEMRSLNKSGLSLITLVFTDKTDVYFARQLVMERIIDVSPRLIPGITPVLGPVSTGLGEVYQYTIEHPDDGKRALTKEELIERRTIQDWVVRPMLRSIRGVAEINSIGGHVKEYQVYVDPNKLRHYDITLTEVDRALASNNANASGNILALHYEQYLIRGVGLIASLDDIRNIVLREMEGVPVYVRDVAEVTLGGEVRQGASIKNGYTESVTGIVMMLRGGNAKEIVGRVKEKVAEINEQGMLPDGLQIVPFYDRTDLVDSALSTVQSTLVESLILVIVVLSVFLGTVRTSIVVCFTLIITPLVTFMVMNYFGMPANLMSLGGLTIALGMMVDPTVVVVENIYQRLGQAQGTNQSKFNVIVNAVAEVGTPVIFGVFVTILVFLPLMTLEGMEGKTFSPLAITIAISLLIALFVSVLLSPVLSDYLLTGGSEQDTRIVAAFKRAYLRVFDAAMHNQKKTLVIAIGSLMVAFALFPLLGKSFIPIMKEGSVTPVIIRAPSISLEEAIKLETEAMRMIAEIPGVKAVVSKIGRGESPADPASQNESDPIADLDLAGSGRTQQEIEEDIRKALITLPGVNIVISQPIAQRVDEMVTGVRSQVAIKIFGDNLEELRKLSERVARIVKSTRGARDIRIERLSGQQELTIHIDRRAIARHGLNVSDVNELIATAIGGKAVTQVFEGERRFTLLLRFPEKYRYDVEAIKELLLRPADAAPSGMGSGGRLIPLSAVADIQVVDGPAVISREFAKRRVVVGANVHERDMGGFVAELQQRVAKEIKLPPGYYFVWGGQFENMERAMATLAVIVPITLAAIFFLLFMLFNSVKMAGLIYLALPFASVGGVVGLYITGQYLSVPASVGFIAVWGTSILNGVVLISFVRELRDQGLSVEESVRKACEQRFRPVMMTAATTVLGLAPFLVATGLGSEVQKPLAIVVICGLTTATLMTMVVMPMLYCWFDDKPDKAATDESEPLPMPDLAQGTVKNV; encoded by the coding sequence ATGATGGCTGCGATCGTACATGCCATGTTGAAACAGCGGCTGCTGGTTCTGATCATCGGATTGATGTTATGCATTGCCGGCGGATTTGCGGCAAAAAGTTTGTCAGTCGATGCATTTCCCGATGTTACCAATATTCAAGTGCAAGTAGCCACGGTAGCCATTGGCCGCAGTCCGGAGGAAATGGAACGGCTGGTCACGGTGCCGGTGGAGATTGCTATGACCGGTTTGCCGGGATTGGTGGAAATGCGCTCGCTGAACAAGAGCGGATTATCGCTGATCACACTGGTTTTTACCGACAAAACCGATGTGTATTTTGCCCGCCAGCTGGTGATGGAGCGCATCATTGATGTTTCTCCCCGGCTGATTCCCGGCATCACGCCGGTACTTGGGCCGGTTTCCACAGGCTTGGGCGAAGTTTATCAATACACCATTGAACATCCGGATGACGGCAAACGCGCCTTAACCAAAGAGGAACTCATCGAACGACGAACCATTCAGGATTGGGTGGTGCGTCCCATGCTGCGTTCGATCCGAGGTGTGGCGGAAATCAACTCCATCGGCGGGCATGTCAAAGAATATCAAGTGTATGTCGATCCCAACAAACTGCGGCATTACGACATAACGCTGACGGAGGTGGATCGTGCATTGGCCAGCAATAATGCCAACGCCAGCGGAAACATATTGGCGTTGCACTACGAGCAATATCTGATCCGCGGCGTCGGCTTGATTGCTTCACTGGATGATATCCGCAACATTGTGTTGCGGGAAATGGAAGGCGTGCCGGTTTATGTGCGCGATGTCGCAGAGGTGACTTTAGGCGGTGAAGTCCGCCAGGGTGCCAGTATCAAGAATGGTTATACGGAATCGGTTACCGGCATTGTGATGATGTTGCGCGGCGGGAATGCCAAGGAAATCGTCGGCCGGGTGAAGGAAAAAGTGGCAGAGATCAATGAACAGGGAATGCTGCCGGATGGTTTGCAAATTGTGCCGTTTTATGACCGGACGGACCTGGTCGATAGCGCTCTGTCCACTGTCCAAAGTACGCTGGTGGAGTCCTTAATTCTTGTCATTGTCGTATTGTCTGTATTTTTGGGCACCGTACGCACCAGTATTGTCGTGTGTTTTACACTGATCATTACGCCGCTCGTTACCTTTATGGTGATGAATTATTTCGGCATGCCCGCCAATTTAATGTCGCTGGGCGGATTGACAATCGCGTTGGGAATGATGGTTGATCCGACGGTAGTGGTGGTTGAAAATATTTATCAACGTCTCGGACAAGCTCAGGGTACCAACCAATCTAAATTCAATGTGATCGTCAATGCCGTGGCGGAAGTCGGAACACCGGTGATTTTCGGCGTCTTCGTTACGATACTGGTGTTCCTGCCGCTGATGACATTGGAAGGTATGGAAGGTAAAACCTTTAGTCCGCTCGCTATTACGATTGCCATTTCACTATTGATTGCACTCTTCGTGTCGGTGCTGCTGTCACCGGTTTTGAGCGATTATTTATTAACTGGCGGCAGCGAACAAGATACCCGGATCGTAGCGGCATTTAAACGCGCTTATCTGCGTGTATTCGATGCGGCAATGCATAATCAGAAGAAAACCTTGGTTATCGCTATCGGCTCGTTAATGGTGGCGTTTGCACTGTTTCCGCTGCTCGGAAAATCCTTTATTCCGATTATGAAGGAGGGTTCGGTGACCCCGGTGATTATCCGCGCGCCTTCCATTTCGCTGGAAGAAGCGATCAAACTCGAAACAGAGGCCATGCGCATGATTGCGGAGATCCCCGGTGTCAAAGCCGTGGTGTCCAAGATCGGAAGGGGTGAATCGCCAGCCGACCCGGCTTCGCAGAATGAGTCGGATCCGATTGCCGATCTGGACTTGGCAGGGTCGGGACGCACGCAGCAGGAAATCGAAGAGGATATTCGTAAGGCCTTGATAACATTGCCTGGTGTCAATATTGTCATTTCGCAGCCGATTGCCCAGCGCGTGGACGAGATGGTAACCGGTGTGCGGTCGCAAGTGGCGATTAAGATTTTTGGCGATAACCTGGAAGAATTACGCAAACTATCCGAACGGGTGGCGCGCATTGTCAAATCGACGCGCGGCGCCAGGGACATCCGCATTGAGCGCTTATCCGGCCAGCAGGAGTTGACGATTCATATCGACCGGCGTGCCATTGCCCGTCACGGGCTTAATGTTTCCGACGTCAATGAACTGATTGCAACCGCGATCGGCGGAAAAGCGGTTACGCAGGTGTTTGAGGGTGAACGACGTTTTACATTGTTGCTGAGGTTTCCGGAAAAATACCGCTATGATGTTGAAGCGATTAAGGAGCTTTTGTTAAGACCTGCCGACGCAGCGCCGAGCGGTATGGGATCCGGCGGCCGATTGATACCGCTGAGTGCGGTTGCGGATATTCAAGTGGTCGACGGACCGGCGGTGATTTCGCGTGAATTCGCCAAACGCCGTGTCGTCGTGGGCGCCAACGTGCACGAACGCGACATGGGCGGTTTTGTTGCTGAGCTTCAGCAGCGTGTAGCGAAAGAAATTAAACTGCCACCGGGATATTACTTTGTTTGGGGCGGGCAGTTTGAGAATATGGAGCGTGCGATGGCTACACTGGCTGTGATTGTGCCCATTACGCTGGCAGCTATTTTCTTTTTGCTGTTCATGCTGTTCAATTCGGTCAAGATGGCCGGACTCATTTATCTGGCGCTGCCGTTTGCATCCGTGGGTGGGGTGGTCGGTCTTTATATAACGGGTCAATACTTGTCCGTACCGGCGTCGGTAGGGTTCATTGCCGTATGGGGCACTTCGATCTTGAATGGTGTCGTGCTGATTTCCTTTGTGCGGGAATTGCGCGACCAGGGACTGAGCGTAGAGGAATCCGTCAGAAAAGCCTGTGAACAACGCTTCCGTCCCGTGATGATGACTGCGGCTACGACGGTTCTGGGATTGGCTCCTTTTCTGGTGGCCACGGGATTAGGATCGGAAGTGCAGAAACCGCTGGCGATTGTGGTTATTTGCGGATTGACAACCGCTACCTTGATGACGATGGTGGTGATGCCGATGCTCTATTGCTGGTTTGACGATAAACCTGACAAAGCGGCAACTGATGAATCTGAGCCGCTTCCAATGCCGGATCTGGCGCAAGGTACTGTTAAGAATGTTTAA
- a CDS encoding putative Na+/H+ antiporter, translated as MINPTSIELIAAVLFALAVIHTFSTKFFEHLAHSQPRHAGIWHLLGEVEVVFGFWAMVLILFIFAASGKQTAITYLESRDFTEPMFVFVIMVIAGTRPILDFTAATVRHTAAVLPVHTGTAMYFLLLAFVPLLGSFITEPAAMTLAALMLRDTLFSKEISTRLKYATIGVLFVNVSIGGTLTPFAAPPVLMVAAKWNWDIAFMMATFGWKAALAVTVNALAVTWIFRHELGHVGQKEGAAAKTPLAVVLIHLAFLALVVLFAHHPVAFMGIFLFFLGFTTAYHQYQSPLILREALLVAFFLAGLVVLGGQQQWWLQPLLMDMDDTAVYFGATALTAITDNAALTYLGSLVEGLSEEFKIALVAGAVTGGGLTVIANAPNPAGFAILKSKFDEQSIHPVGLLVAALPPTLIAVISFRVL; from the coding sequence ATGATTAATCCGACATCCATTGAACTGATCGCCGCCGTGTTATTCGCACTGGCAGTCATTCACACCTTCTCGACCAAATTCTTCGAGCACTTGGCGCACAGCCAGCCTCGCCACGCCGGTATCTGGCATTTATTGGGCGAAGTGGAAGTGGTATTCGGCTTCTGGGCGATGGTTTTGATCTTGTTTATCTTTGCCGCAAGCGGCAAGCAGACTGCGATTACTTATCTCGAATCACGCGATTTCACCGAACCGATGTTTGTATTTGTCATCATGGTGATTGCCGGCACGCGCCCGATTCTGGATTTTACCGCCGCAACCGTCCGGCACACAGCGGCCGTTTTACCCGTTCATACGGGGACGGCGATGTACTTCTTATTGCTGGCTTTCGTCCCCTTGCTCGGCTCATTCATCACCGAGCCCGCCGCCATGACGCTCGCCGCTCTGATGCTGCGCGACACCTTGTTCAGCAAGGAAATATCCACTCGCCTGAAATATGCCACGATCGGCGTTTTGTTTGTCAACGTTTCGATCGGCGGTACGCTAACACCGTTTGCCGCGCCACCGGTATTGATGGTAGCCGCAAAATGGAATTGGGATATCGCATTCATGATGGCTACTTTCGGTTGGAAAGCTGCATTAGCGGTAACTGTCAATGCGTTAGCCGTCACTTGGATATTCCGGCATGAATTGGGGCATGTCGGCCAGAAAGAAGGTGCAGCAGCAAAAACACCCCTAGCGGTCGTCTTGATTCATCTGGCATTTCTAGCGCTCGTAGTATTATTCGCTCATCATCCGGTGGCGTTCATGGGGATTTTTCTCTTCTTCCTGGGATTTACCACGGCTTATCACCAATACCAAAGCCCGCTGATTCTACGCGAAGCGTTACTAGTTGCTTTCTTCCTGGCGGGATTGGTGGTACTTGGCGGGCAACAGCAGTGGTGGCTGCAGCCGCTTCTCATGGATATGGACGATACTGCGGTATACTTCGGCGCGACGGCATTGACGGCCATTACCGACAACGCCGCGCTCACTTATTTGGGATCACTGGTTGAAGGATTGAGCGAGGAATTTAAAATCGCTTTGGTCGCCGGCGCGGTAACTGGCGGCGGGCTGACCGTCATCGCCAATGCACCGAATCCTGCCGGTTTTGCGATTCTCAAAAGCAAATTCGATGAACAATCGATCCATCCGGTGGGGTTGCTCGTTGCCGCACTGCCGCCAACATTGATCGCCGTCATTTCTTTCCGCGTGCTATGA
- a CDS encoding DUF1269 domain-containing protein yields the protein MRRIYFLVPDVAVTKKIIADLLLAKIEEKHLHVIAKRGTPLEDLPEANLLQKSDFIPAVEQGIALGGATGLLAGLVAIALPPASTVIAGGVLLATTLAGAGVGSWLGGMVGMSVGNRRTKEFEDAIEAGELLVLADVPADRVAEIETRVKQHLPQVEVEQTEPRVPAFP from the coding sequence ATGCGCCGGATATACTTTTTAGTTCCAGATGTAGCTGTTACCAAGAAAATTATTGCTGATTTGTTGCTGGCGAAAATTGAAGAGAAACATCTTCATGTGATCGCAAAACGCGGAACCCCGTTGGAAGATTTACCCGAAGCGAATCTGTTGCAAAAATCCGATTTCATTCCAGCCGTGGAACAGGGGATTGCACTGGGAGGAGCGACTGGTCTGCTCGCCGGCCTAGTTGCCATTGCCCTGCCCCCGGCTTCTACCGTGATAGCAGGCGGCGTGTTGCTGGCGACCACATTGGCGGGCGCCGGTGTCGGTTCCTGGTTGGGTGGGATGGTTGGCATGAGTGTCGGTAACCGGAGAACGAAAGAATTCGAGGATGCGATCGAAGCCGGTGAATTATTGGTGCTGGCCGATGTGCCTGCAGACCGGGTGGCGGAGATTGAGACACGCGTCAAACAGCATTTGCCGCAGGTTGAAGTCGAGCAAACGGAACCGAGAGTTCCAGCGTTTCCGTGA